A genome region from Mesorhizobium sp. B2-1-8 includes the following:
- a CDS encoding thiamine pyrophosphate-dependent dehydrogenase E1 component subunit alpha produces MAGASKAVADSRANLPFVYRQYSAEQLKQVLYKMYLIRRFEEGAEESYTRGLIHGTMHLSIGQEASAMGICMPLGEDDQITSTHRGHGHCIAKGAEVKRMFAEFFGKTTGYCKGRGGSMHIADVAKGNLGANGIVGGGIPIAVGAALSSKMMKTGKVVVSFFGDGANNEGAFHEALNMAAVWKLPVIFVCENNGYGMSTSTARSTAVKNIADRAAAYAMPGVIVNGNIFSEVAEASHKAVERARAGEGPTLIESKTYRHRGHSKSDRNRYRTKEEIEDWMSNRDPITLFENELREFGFIDDKGIEAIREAVAREIADGIEFAKASPSPDVSETGNYVYTEQA; encoded by the coding sequence ATGGCCGGAGCCAGCAAAGCCGTCGCGGACAGCCGCGCCAACCTGCCCTTCGTCTATCGCCAGTACAGCGCCGAGCAGCTGAAGCAGGTGCTCTACAAGATGTACCTCATCCGCCGCTTCGAAGAGGGCGCGGAGGAAAGCTACACGCGCGGCCTCATCCACGGCACCATGCATCTGTCGATCGGCCAGGAGGCCAGCGCCATGGGCATATGCATGCCGCTTGGCGAGGATGACCAGATCACCTCGACCCATCGCGGCCACGGCCACTGCATCGCCAAGGGCGCCGAGGTCAAGCGCATGTTCGCCGAGTTCTTCGGCAAGACCACCGGCTACTGCAAGGGCCGCGGCGGCTCGATGCACATCGCCGATGTCGCCAAGGGCAATCTCGGCGCCAACGGCATTGTCGGCGGCGGCATTCCGATCGCGGTCGGTGCGGCGCTCTCCTCCAAGATGATGAAGACCGGCAAGGTCGTGGTGTCCTTCTTCGGCGACGGCGCCAACAATGAAGGGGCCTTCCACGAGGCGCTCAACATGGCCGCGGTCTGGAAGTTGCCGGTGATTTTCGTGTGCGAGAACAATGGCTACGGCATGTCGACATCGACGGCCCGCTCCACCGCGGTCAAGAACATCGCCGATCGCGCCGCCGCTTATGCGATGCCGGGCGTCATCGTCAACGGCAACATATTCTCCGAAGTCGCCGAGGCCTCGCACAAGGCTGTCGAGCGCGCCCGTGCGGGCGAGGGGCCGACGCTGATCGAGTCCAAGACCTACCGCCATCGCGGCCATTCCAAGAGCGACCGCAACCGCTACCGCACCAAGGAAGAGATCGAGGACTGGATGTCGAACCGTGACCCGATCACGCTGTTCGAGAACGAGCTGCGGGAATTCGGTTTCATCGACGACAAGGGCATAGAGGCCATCCGCGAGGCGGTGGCGCGGGAGATCGCCGACGGCATCGAATTCGCCAAGGCAAGCCCCTCGCCCGACGTCAGCGAGACCGGAAATTACGTGTATACGGAGCAGGCGTGA
- a CDS encoding alpha-ketoacid dehydrogenase subunit beta, which produces MDAMVRELSYAQAIQEAMAIAMDMDERVFLMGEDIGVYGGAFQVTGDLVERYGTERVMDTPISELGGAGVAVGAAVTGMRPIFEFQFSDFATLAMEQIVNQAAKMRFMLGGEVSVPVVMRFPAGSGTGAAAQHSQSLEAWLGHVPGLKVIQPATPYDAKGMLLAAVADPDPVMIFEHKLLYKMKGPVPEGYYTVPIGKADIRREGRDLTIVATSIMVQKALDAAAALEAEGIDVEVVDLRTIRPMDKQTVIDSVKKTSRLMCVYEAVKTLGVGAEVSAMIAESEAFDYLDAPIVRLGGAETPIPYNPELEKATVPQVPDIITAARDLVKGVR; this is translated from the coding sequence ATGGACGCGATGGTGCGTGAACTGAGCTACGCCCAGGCGATCCAGGAAGCCATGGCGATCGCCATGGACATGGACGAGCGCGTCTTCCTGATGGGCGAGGATATCGGTGTCTATGGCGGCGCCTTCCAGGTGACCGGCGACCTGGTCGAACGCTACGGCACTGAGCGGGTGATGGACACGCCGATCTCGGAACTGGGCGGCGCTGGCGTCGCCGTCGGGGCAGCCGTCACCGGCATGCGGCCAATCTTCGAATTCCAGTTTTCCGATTTCGCCACGTTGGCCATGGAACAGATCGTCAACCAGGCGGCCAAGATGCGGTTCATGCTGGGCGGCGAGGTTTCGGTCCCAGTCGTGATGCGCTTCCCCGCCGGCTCCGGCACGGGCGCTGCCGCGCAGCACAGCCAGAGCCTGGAAGCCTGGCTCGGCCATGTGCCGGGCCTGAAGGTCATCCAGCCGGCGACGCCCTACGATGCCAAGGGCATGCTCCTGGCGGCCGTCGCCGATCCCGATCCGGTGATGATCTTCGAGCACAAGCTGCTCTACAAGATGAAGGGGCCGGTGCCGGAAGGATATTACACCGTGCCGATCGGAAAGGCCGACATCCGCCGCGAGGGCCGTGACCTCACCATCGTCGCCACCTCGATCATGGTGCAGAAGGCGCTCGACGCCGCCGCCGCGCTGGAGGCCGAAGGCATCGACGTCGAAGTCGTCGACCTCAGGACCATCCGGCCGATGGACAAGCAGACCGTCATCGACAGCGTCAAGAAGACGTCGCGGCTGATGTGCGTCTATGAAGCGGTCAAGACGCTGGGCGTCGGCGCCGAGGTCAGCGCCATGATCGCCGAGAGCGAGGCGTTCGATTATCTCGATGCGCCGATCGTGCGACTGGGCGGTGCGGAAACGCCGATCCCCTACAATCCGGAGCTGGAAAAGGCCACGGTGCCGCAGGTTCCCGACATCATCACCGCCGCGCGCGACCTCGTCAAAGGGGTTCGCTGA
- a CDS encoding pyruvate dehydrogenase complex dihydrolipoamide acetyltransferase: MPTEVILPKVDMDMATGQISRWFAEEGAHVKKGDVLFEIETDKAAMEIDAPASGVLRDVTGKEGVDIPVGAPVAWIYADGEVYGNKAPISPLVGEMSAKPTEGGAVPPTAGSEAPPSGLPAISPTRGEIGQSPGGRATPLARRLAREAGLTLSAISGTGPHGRVVKADIDAAIAKGGAKEVPAVASEAPVPAASEPAVKPMSDDQVLKLFEQGSYDLVPHDVLRKTIARRLVEAKTTIPHFYLTLDCELDALLSLRTQLNAAAPVKKTDKGEAPAYKLSVNDMVIKAMAMALKAVPDANASWTESAMVKHKHADVGVAVSIPGGLITPIIRHADEKTLSVISNEMKDLASRARSRKLKPEEYQGGTTAVSNLGMFGIKDFAAVINPPHATILAVGAGEQRAVVRNGEIKIATVMSVTLSTDHRAVDGALGAELLVAFKKLIENPMGILV, from the coding sequence ATGCCGACCGAAGTCATTCTTCCCAAGGTCGACATGGACATGGCGACCGGACAGATCTCGCGCTGGTTCGCCGAGGAAGGCGCGCACGTCAAGAAGGGCGACGTGCTGTTCGAGATCGAGACCGACAAGGCAGCGATGGAGATCGATGCGCCGGCCAGTGGCGTGCTTCGCGACGTGACCGGCAAGGAAGGCGTCGACATTCCGGTCGGCGCCCCGGTTGCGTGGATCTATGCCGACGGTGAGGTTTATGGGAATAAGGCGCCAATCTCCCCCCTCGTGGGGGAGATGTCGGCCAAGCCGACAGAGGGGGGCGCTGTCCCGCCAACTGCCGGGAGCGAGGCGCCCCCCTCTGGCCTGCCGGCCATCTCCCCCACGAGGGGGGAGATCGGCCAATCACCGGGCGGCCGCGCGACGCCGCTGGCTCGCCGTCTGGCGCGCGAGGCGGGCCTCACCCTTTCAGCCATATCCGGCACCGGCCCGCATGGCCGTGTGGTCAAGGCGGACATCGACGCGGCGATTGCCAAGGGCGGCGCCAAGGAAGTTCCAGCGGTCGCGTCCGAAGCTCCCGTCCCTGCCGCATCCGAGCCGGCGGTGAAGCCGATGTCGGACGACCAGGTGCTGAAGCTATTCGAGCAGGGCTCTTATGACCTCGTCCCGCATGACGTCTTGCGCAAGACCATCGCGCGGCGCCTGGTCGAAGCCAAAACCACCATCCCGCATTTCTACCTGACGCTCGACTGCGAACTCGATGCGCTGCTTTCGCTGCGCACGCAGCTCAATGCCGCCGCACCGGTGAAGAAGACCGACAAGGGTGAGGCCCCAGCCTACAAGCTGTCGGTCAACGACATGGTGATCAAGGCGATGGCCATGGCCCTGAAGGCGGTGCCGGATGCCAATGCCTCGTGGACCGAGAGCGCCATGGTCAAGCACAAGCATGCCGATGTCGGCGTTGCCGTGTCCATTCCCGGCGGCCTGATCACGCCGATCATCCGGCATGCGGACGAAAAGACGCTGTCCGTCATCTCCAACGAGATGAAGGATCTGGCGAGCCGTGCCCGCAGCCGCAAGCTGAAGCCCGAGGAGTATCAGGGCGGCACCACGGCGGTCTCCAATCTCGGCATGTTCGGCATCAAGGACTTTGCCGCGGTGATCAATCCGCCGCATGCGACGATCCTGGCAGTCGGCGCCGGCGAGCAGCGGGCGGTGGTCAGGAATGGCGAGATCAAGATAGCCACCGTGATGTCGGTGACGCTGTCGACCGATCATCGTGCGGTCGACGGAGCCCTGGGGGCCGAACTGCTGGTCGCCTTCAAGAAGCTGATCGAAAATCCGATGGGCATACTGGTGTAG
- a CDS encoding ABC transporter substrate-binding protein, with product MKTLFIKLLASQLALAATLFAGVANAETLTLYTSQPEADAAKTVDAFKKAQPGIDVTIYRSGTSDILTKMAAEFAAGSPQPDVLLIADAVSMELLKKDHRLMAYPEAKLDGIEADTYDADKTYFGSKLITTGIVYNTAAGEKPQHWADLAKPAYADGLVMPSPLYSGAAAYLLSGFASDTNYGWDFFQKLKTNNTVSVRGNGAVLKSVASGEKPYGILVDFMAMNAKKKGSPVEFVFPSEGVPAVTEPVAIMKTAKNVDGAKKFVDFILSDEGQKLALSMGYLPARASVGRPDWLPEGVKVKVMPFDTKAIVARTEADKAKFQELFGG from the coding sequence ATGAAGACGCTATTCATCAAGCTGCTGGCCAGCCAGTTGGCGCTCGCGGCTACTTTGTTTGCCGGCGTGGCAAATGCCGAAACACTGACGCTCTATACATCCCAGCCGGAAGCCGACGCGGCCAAGACCGTGGACGCCTTCAAGAAGGCGCAGCCCGGCATCGACGTCACCATCTATCGCTCCGGAACCAGCGACATCCTGACCAAAATGGCGGCCGAGTTCGCCGCAGGCAGCCCGCAGCCCGACGTGCTGCTGATCGCCGACGCGGTCTCGATGGAACTGCTGAAGAAAGACCACCGGCTGATGGCCTATCCCGAGGCCAAGCTCGACGGCATCGAGGCCGACACCTACGACGCGGACAAGACCTATTTCGGCAGCAAACTGATCACCACCGGCATCGTCTACAACACCGCCGCCGGCGAAAAGCCGCAGCATTGGGCCGATCTCGCCAAGCCCGCCTATGCCGATGGCCTGGTCATGCCGAGCCCGCTCTATTCGGGTGCGGCTGCCTACCTGCTTTCGGGCTTCGCCAGCGATACCAACTATGGCTGGGATTTCTTCCAGAAGCTGAAGACCAACAACACCGTCAGCGTGCGTGGCAATGGCGCGGTGCTGAAGTCGGTGGCATCGGGCGAGAAGCCCTATGGCATCCTCGTCGACTTCATGGCGATGAACGCCAAGAAGAAGGGCTCGCCGGTCGAGTTCGTTTTCCCCAGCGAAGGCGTGCCTGCCGTGACCGAGCCGGTCGCCATCATGAAGACGGCCAAGAACGTCGATGGCGCCAAGAAGTTCGTCGACTTCATTCTGTCCGATGAAGGCCAGAAGCTGGCGCTGTCGATGGGCTACCTGCCGGCACGCGCCTCGGTCGGTCGTCCCGACTGGCTGCCCGAAGGCGTCAAGGTCAAGGTGATGCCGTTCGATACGAAGGCGATCGTCGCCAGGACCGAGGCCGACAAGGCGAAGTTCCAGGAACTGTTCGGCGGCTGA
- a CDS encoding ABC transporter permease produces the protein MPTRIRESRGQEMVLTAAVAVVIVLLSLLPMLRLVKEIVAPGGVLSIVAVEAGLRSPATWIATWHTLVVGIGGTLLAVLSGTLVAVLVSLTDIRGRSALVLCYVMPLMIAPQVTALAWLQLFGPASPVLKLFGAAPPLGTKNPLYSTSGIILLLGVQYGPLVFLLVRAGLRKLPRELVEAARAGGANWFTVLITIVLPLMTPSIRAAAALAFVSCVGNFGIPAFLGIPANYLVLPTLIYQKLAGGGPAVLGETAFLSVLIGIIAMAGILAQEVMSRRRDYRISSTSLPAEPYELGRWRPAVQAGMWLLIVLVLVLPLFGLVLTSLVPGYGIALTAKTATLDNYRFVLFEHGAANRAFFNSFWLSIAAAFFAVIVAVPIGYLIAWGKQRWVRLLNLSVELPYALPGVVLAIASLLLFLRPIPLTGIQLYNTVWIILYAYLARFLVLALRPTISGYHQIDRALEEAAQVAGAGLFTRMRTIVFPLVAPAAIAGGLLIFMTALSELTVSALLWSSGSETIGVVMFSFEQGGDSNYAAAMSVITVAVTFLLMLVTNLLAPHLPSGVLPWRD, from the coding sequence ATGCCGACACGCATCAGGGAAAGCCGGGGCCAGGAAATGGTCCTGACTGCGGCGGTGGCCGTCGTCATCGTCCTGCTTTCACTGCTGCCCATGCTGCGCCTCGTCAAGGAGATCGTGGCGCCCGGCGGCGTCTTGTCGATCGTGGCCGTGGAGGCCGGGCTGAGAAGCCCGGCAACCTGGATCGCGACCTGGCACACGCTGGTCGTCGGCATCGGCGGCACTCTTCTGGCGGTGCTGTCGGGAACGCTGGTGGCCGTGCTCGTCTCGTTGACCGACATACGTGGCCGAAGCGCCCTGGTGCTCTGCTACGTCATGCCGCTGATGATCGCGCCGCAGGTGACGGCGCTGGCCTGGCTGCAACTGTTCGGCCCGGCGAGCCCGGTCCTAAAACTGTTCGGGGCGGCGCCGCCGCTCGGCACGAAGAATCCGCTCTACTCGACCTCGGGCATCATCCTGCTGCTTGGCGTACAATACGGTCCGCTGGTTTTCCTGCTGGTGCGGGCCGGCCTGCGCAAGCTGCCGCGCGAACTGGTCGAGGCGGCGCGGGCCGGCGGTGCGAACTGGTTCACCGTACTGATCACCATCGTGTTGCCCTTGATGACGCCGTCCATCAGGGCGGCGGCCGCACTTGCCTTCGTCTCCTGCGTCGGTAATTTCGGCATTCCCGCCTTTCTCGGCATCCCCGCCAACTACCTGGTGCTGCCGACGCTGATCTATCAGAAGCTGGCCGGCGGCGGTCCGGCGGTGCTCGGCGAGACCGCGTTCCTTTCGGTGCTGATCGGCATCATCGCCATGGCCGGCATCCTCGCCCAGGAGGTGATGAGCCGACGCCGGGACTACCGCATCTCCTCGACATCGCTGCCGGCCGAACCTTATGAACTCGGCCGCTGGCGGCCGGCCGTCCAGGCCGGCATGTGGCTGCTGATCGTATTGGTGCTGGTCCTGCCGTTGTTCGGACTGGTGCTGACCTCGCTGGTGCCGGGCTATGGCATCGCGCTCACCGCCAAGACGGCGACGCTCGACAATTACCGTTTCGTGCTGTTCGAGCATGGTGCCGCCAACCGTGCCTTCTTCAACAGCTTCTGGCTGTCGATCGCGGCAGCGTTCTTCGCCGTCATCGTTGCCGTGCCGATCGGCTATCTCATCGCCTGGGGCAAGCAGCGCTGGGTGCGTCTGCTCAACCTGTCGGTCGAACTGCCCTACGCCTTGCCCGGCGTGGTGCTGGCGATCGCTTCGCTGCTGCTCTTCCTGCGGCCGATCCCGCTGACCGGCATCCAGCTCTACAACACCGTCTGGATCATCCTCTACGCCTATCTCGCCCGCTTCCTGGTGCTGGCGCTGCGGCCGACGATCAGCGGCTATCACCAGATCGACCGGGCACTCGAAGAGGCCGCACAGGTGGCGGGCGCCGGCCTGTTCACGCGCATGCGCACCATCGTTTTTCCGCTGGTCGCTCCGGCGGCGATTGCAGGCGGCCTGCTGATCTTCATGACGGCGCTCAGCGAACTCACGGTCTCGGCATTGCTGTGGTCGTCGGGCTCTGAGACCATCGGCGTGGTGATGTTCTCCTTCGAGCAGGGCGGCGATTCCAACTACGCAGCGGCGATGTCCGTCATCACGGTCGCCGTCACCTTCTTGCTGATGCTGGTGACCAACCTGCTTGCCCCTCATCTTCCGAGCGGAGTTCTGCCATGGCGCGACTGA
- a CDS encoding ABC transporter ATP-binding protein: MARLTLDHVTKSFADFDAVKDVSIDVGDGEFLAVLGPSGCGKTTLLRLVAGFEKVSSGEIRIGSDVVSNSGGSVAPEKRRVGIVFQNYALWPHMSVAENIGYSLKVARLDKAVARQKVEDALALVNLQGLGERRPANLSGGQRQRVALARCLVAAPSLVLFDEPLANLDVHLRASMEDEFAAFHKRTGTTIVYITHDQAEAMALADRIAVMDRGRLVQLATPRELYHEPANEMVASFISQGILLPADVLAGEESGHCKVRVLGTELAVRCRPGERPRAGARICCRSADIELSTDASGFDGLVKRAVYQGGAARIEFTPAAGPDLTLHFEQPDPVVLENGSQARLRIKSGWLIPAAGAIA, translated from the coding sequence ATGGCGCGACTGACCCTGGACCATGTGACCAAGAGCTTCGCCGATTTCGACGCCGTGAAGGATGTCTCGATCGACGTCGGCGACGGCGAGTTTCTGGCGGTGCTCGGGCCTTCCGGCTGCGGCAAGACGACGTTGCTGCGGCTGGTGGCGGGATTCGAGAAAGTGAGCTCGGGCGAAATCCGCATCGGCAGCGATGTCGTTTCGAACAGCGGCGGCAGCGTCGCGCCGGAAAAGCGGCGCGTCGGCATCGTCTTCCAGAATTACGCGCTATGGCCGCACATGAGCGTCGCCGAGAATATCGGCTATTCGCTGAAGGTGGCCAGACTCGACAAGGCGGTTGCGCGTCAAAAAGTGGAAGACGCGCTTGCCCTGGTCAACCTGCAGGGCCTGGGTGAGCGCCGGCCGGCCAATCTTTCCGGCGGCCAGCGCCAGCGCGTGGCTTTGGCTCGTTGCCTGGTGGCGGCACCCTCGCTCGTGCTGTTCGACGAGCCGCTCGCCAATCTCGACGTCCATCTCAGGGCCTCGATGGAGGACGAGTTCGCCGCCTTCCACAAGCGCACGGGCACGACCATCGTCTACATTACCCATGACCAGGCGGAGGCGATGGCGCTGGCCGATCGCATCGCGGTGATGGATCGTGGACGCCTGGTGCAACTTGCGACACCGCGTGAACTCTATCATGAGCCGGCAAATGAAATGGTCGCCTCCTTCATTTCGCAAGGCATCCTGCTTCCGGCGGACGTGCTGGCCGGCGAGGAAAGCGGCCATTGCAAGGTCCGGGTTCTCGGAACCGAGCTGGCGGTCCGTTGCCGGCCTGGCGAGCGGCCGCGCGCCGGTGCCAGGATCTGCTGCCGCTCCGCCGATATCGAGCTTTCGACCGATGCCTCGGGGTTCGACGGTCTGGTCAAGCGGGCGGTCTACCAGGGCGGCGCGGCGCGCATCGAATTCACGCCCGCCGCCGGTCCCGATCTCACCTTGCATTTCGAGCAGCCAGATCCGGTCGTGCTGGAGAACGGGTCGCAGGCGCGGCTGCGCATAAAATCCGGCTGGCTGATTCCGGCGGCTGGAGCAATCGCGTGA
- a CDS encoding MBL fold metallo-hydrolase, producing MMLDLLGGFGEKGRTSLAVSSGDDRILLDVGIKVGAAGPEYYPALEGPVDDIDAVFVSHAHEDHVGALSWLLSRGYGGPIFMTAETRGETPATLAAYAEPADFRQFPLPEDRIELFEPGDTLTSGNLTVRTGRSGHVVGGVWFAVDDGTSRVAYSADVVPDSNVFVMDTIPHCDLLVFDASYGADPVSGAARAREISQWVARHPQGCLLPTPLSGRSLELVAALPGPFAIHAGMRSSLEAQIGATASLLPGISELLLARLRGAADWTDADPLPSLPLLADDGMGEAGPSSRLLPRADNAGFPVLLTGHLPAGSPGDLMHRAGRADWIRMPTHPTLSGNIGIWERAGRPAALGHSCTPDLLGDLKNHIPSLLTQCRTGQRITVRQGGR from the coding sequence ATGATGCTGGATCTGCTCGGGGGCTTCGGTGAAAAGGGCCGCACCAGCCTCGCCGTGAGCAGCGGCGATGATCGCATCCTGCTCGATGTCGGCATCAAGGTCGGCGCCGCGGGGCCGGAATATTATCCGGCACTGGAGGGGCCGGTTGACGATATCGACGCCGTCTTTGTCTCGCACGCTCATGAGGATCATGTCGGCGCGCTGAGTTGGCTGCTGTCGCGCGGCTATGGCGGTCCGATCTTCATGACTGCGGAGACCCGCGGCGAGACGCCGGCCACGCTTGCCGCCTATGCCGAGCCGGCGGATTTCAGGCAATTTCCCTTGCCCGAAGATCGGATCGAGCTGTTCGAACCAGGCGACACCCTGACAAGCGGCAATCTGACGGTCAGGACCGGGCGGTCCGGCCATGTCGTCGGCGGCGTCTGGTTCGCCGTCGATGACGGGACAAGCCGCGTCGCCTACTCGGCCGATGTGGTGCCGGACAGCAATGTGTTCGTCATGGACACGATCCCGCACTGCGATCTCCTGGTCTTCGATGCCTCCTACGGCGCCGATCCCGTGTCGGGAGCGGCGCGCGCGCGCGAAATTTCTCAATGGGTGGCGCGACATCCCCAGGGATGTCTCTTGCCGACGCCGCTGTCAGGACGGTCGCTGGAACTGGTCGCGGCCTTGCCCGGGCCGTTCGCCATCCACGCCGGCATGCGTTCGTCGCTGGAAGCGCAGATCGGCGCGACTGCGTCCCTGTTACCCGGGATTTCCGAGCTCTTGCTTGCCCGCCTGCGGGGCGCGGCGGACTGGACTGATGCCGATCCGCTGCCATCGCTGCCGTTGCTGGCCGATGACGGCATGGGCGAGGCTGGCCCGTCGTCGCGCCTGCTGCCTCGCGCCGACAATGCCGGGTTTCCGGTGCTGCTCACCGGGCATCTGCCGGCAGGCTCCCCAGGCGATCTCATGCACAGGGCCGGCCGGGCGGACTGGATACGCATGCCCACCCATCCGACACTGTCGGGCAATATCGGCATCTGGGAGAGGGCCGGACGGCCTGCCGCGCTGGGCCATTCCTGCACCCCCGATCTTCTTGGCGACCTGAAAAACCATATCCCGTCGTTGCTCACGCAATGCCGTACGGGCCAACGCATCACGGTGCGGCAAGGGGGCAGATAA
- the surE gene encoding 5'/3'-nucleotidase SurE, translated as MRILICNDDGIEAPGLARLVNAARELSDDVWVVAPDGKRTAAGSSLTIARPLTMRRVKPNWYSCSGTPADCVVSAMTWLFADEPKPDLVLSGVNDGRNVAEDIAYSGTLGIAREATFWGVPAIGFSRVKNPDFSDADDEWLGKLIALLWQSCADWATEGHWLSVNLPTTLPAEIRQPRIGRDKIGRKAETMESDGDRTVITVPRGRAHASEPGDENEAIDAGFVTINRLNWFGETRFDGQFLDGILG; from the coding sequence ATGAGAATCCTGATCTGCAACGATGATGGCATCGAAGCGCCGGGACTTGCCCGGCTCGTCAATGCAGCCCGCGAGTTGAGCGACGATGTCTGGGTGGTCGCGCCGGACGGCAAGCGCACCGCCGCCGGGTCGTCACTGACCATCGCCAGGCCGCTGACGATGCGGCGCGTCAAGCCGAACTGGTATTCGTGCTCGGGCACGCCGGCCGATTGCGTGGTGAGTGCCATGACGTGGCTATTCGCAGATGAACCGAAACCCGACCTCGTATTGTCGGGCGTCAACGACGGCCGCAACGTTGCCGAGGATATCGCCTATTCCGGCACGCTCGGCATCGCCCGCGAAGCGACTTTCTGGGGCGTACCGGCGATCGGCTTTTCGCGCGTGAAAAATCCTGATTTCAGCGATGCCGATGACGAATGGCTGGGCAAGTTGATCGCCTTGCTATGGCAATCGTGTGCCGACTGGGCAACAGAGGGGCATTGGCTGAGCGTCAACCTGCCGACCACGCTGCCGGCCGAAATCCGCCAACCGCGCATCGGCCGTGACAAGATCGGCCGCAAGGCCGAAACCATGGAAAGCGACGGCGATCGCACGGTTATCACCGTGCCGCGCGGCCGCGCTCATGCAAGCGAGCCGGGCGACGAGAACGAGGCGATCGATGCAGGCTTCGTCACCATCAACCGTCTGAACTGGTTTGGGGAAACGCGGTTCGATGGACAGTTTCTTGATGGGATCCTGGGCTGA
- a CDS encoding DUF930 domain-containing protein, which produces MKGETGEQRRNLLWGIPASLILHALIVAALVYGLAKPPQRQQEEQPVNVSIVPPPDQPKPKPVPPPPPKVAKAEDPPEPKVEKPPEQPPKPDNTPVLKRVFQYGEKDTGPEKSLDGGSAQPNAPSPPKDEAAKPPVAPKPAPIQSAPAANPEQQPDSAKAQEKPVTASPDAKPPQNEEKQPTEDTDKQQPDQQEVAPQTDEKQAAVAPKPLAAEAGDKSAPPPSAEKAKPKPAKTMSFKSARAFKAQSGKGGKSSPANNAAAGSPIYSGLPGVRKLYSQGATGDALAASSMENVPRGQRVANLCGNVLSQELQSADYAIKWVPNNPLDAGNVLNPPKAAFSTRTQWYNLNFRCEVDDNATRVLSFNFRVGSLIPPGEWAGRKLTRWPLN; this is translated from the coding sequence ATGAAGGGCGAGACAGGAGAACAGCGCCGGAATCTGTTGTGGGGCATCCCCGCATCGCTGATCCTGCATGCGCTCATCGTGGCGGCCCTCGTCTACGGCTTGGCCAAGCCTCCGCAACGGCAGCAAGAGGAGCAGCCGGTCAATGTCTCGATCGTGCCTCCGCCCGATCAGCCGAAGCCGAAACCTGTTCCTCCGCCGCCGCCAAAGGTGGCCAAAGCCGAAGACCCGCCGGAGCCCAAGGTCGAAAAGCCGCCCGAGCAGCCGCCCAAACCGGACAACACTCCGGTCCTGAAGCGTGTTTTCCAGTATGGCGAGAAGGATACCGGACCGGAGAAATCTCTCGACGGAGGCAGCGCTCAACCCAATGCGCCGTCGCCGCCCAAAGATGAGGCCGCGAAGCCGCCGGTCGCACCGAAGCCCGCACCGATCCAGTCCGCCCCGGCTGCAAATCCCGAGCAACAGCCAGATTCCGCCAAGGCTCAGGAGAAGCCGGTAACCGCCTCGCCGGACGCCAAGCCGCCGCAAAACGAGGAGAAGCAGCCGACCGAGGATACTGACAAACAGCAGCCAGACCAACAGGAGGTGGCGCCGCAAACCGACGAGAAGCAGGCCGCCGTTGCGCCAAAGCCATTGGCAGCCGAGGCCGGCGACAAGTCAGCACCGCCGCCCTCAGCCGAAAAGGCAAAGCCCAAACCTGCAAAGACGATGAGTTTCAAATCCGCGCGAGCCTTCAAGGCCCAAAGCGGCAAAGGAGGAAAGTCAAGTCCCGCGAACAACGCCGCTGCAGGATCGCCGATCTATTCCGGCCTTCCGGGTGTTCGAAAACTCTACTCGCAGGGCGCTACCGGCGATGCGCTGGCCGCAAGCTCCATGGAGAACGTGCCGCGCGGTCAGCGCGTCGCCAACCTTTGCGGCAATGTTTTGAGCCAGGAATTGCAGAGTGCTGACTATGCGATCAAATGGGTGCCAAATAACCCGCTGGACGCAGGCAATGTCCTCAATCCTCCGAAGGCCGCCTTCAGCACCAGAACCCAATGGTATAATCTGAACTTCCGGTGCGAGGTCGACGACAACGCGACGAGGGTGCTGTCCTTCAACTTTCGTGTCGGGTCATTGATACCGCCCGGCGAATGGGCGGGGCGTAAATTAACTCGGTGGCCACTGAATTAG